The sequence below is a genomic window from Methylotuvimicrobium sp. KM2.
CGCGGATTTCGCTGAGCGACTGCATCGGCGGCGGCGATAGAAATATCAGTCGGTCGGCTAACGCGATCGCTTCGCGCAAATCGTGCGTGACGAACAAGACCGTATGCGGGCGCTGTTGCCAGAGTCCTATCAACAATTCCCTGACCTGACGCGCGGTTGGTGCATCAAGCGATACGAAAGGCTCGTCCATCAATAGCACGTCGGGGTCGACCGCAAAGGCCCTGATAATCGAGACGCGCCGGCTCATGCCTAAAGAGAGTCGCTCAGGGTAGACATGCTGGGCCTGCGTCAATTGCATCGTTTCGAGTAATGCGTCGACCGTTTTCGGATCGTAATCGCTGGACAAGGTCAGCGTGATATTTTCTCTTACCGTTCGCCAGGGCAGCAGACGAGGGTTTTGGAACACGTAACCGATTTTCGGCGCTTTATGCTGTTGCTCCACGCTAATTTCGCCGCTGTAATCCCGATCGAGTCCGGCGATGATGTTTAGCAGCGTAGTTTTGCCGCAGCCGGACGGCCCGACCAGACAAATGAATTCGTTACTCGGCAAGGATAGTTTTAAATCTGCAATCGCTCGGTGTAGACCGGCTTGTCCGGCTGCGGGATAACTTTTGTTGATAATGTCGACAGTAATTGCGGTCATCGGCGCCACCTTCCGGCTTTTCGGTCGAGCGGTTTCAGAATGAGCAGCTCGATCATTTGAATCACTGCAACGAACGCGATTGTATAGGCCAAAATCCCTGCGACGTCGAATAATTGAAAAAACAGGTGAAGTTGGTAGCCCATGCCGTTACTGCGGCCGAGCAGTTCGACGACGAGGATGATTTTCCAGATTAGTGCCAGACCGGAACGCGTCGCGC
It includes:
- a CDS encoding ATP-binding cassette domain-containing protein; the protein is MTAITVDIINKSYPAAGQAGLHRAIADLKLSLPSNEFICLVGPSGCGKTTLLNIIAGLDRDYSGEISVEQQHKAPKIGYVFQNPRLLPWRTVRENITLTLSSDYDPKTVDALLETMQLTQAQHVYPERLSLGMSRRVSIIRAFAVDPDVLLMDEPFVSLDAPTARQVRELLIGLWQQRPHTVLFVTHDLREAIALADRLIFLSPPPMQSLSEIRVDIPRDIRDDETAIEAFRQKLLKDHPEIRALL